The proteins below are encoded in one region of Telopea speciosissima isolate NSW1024214 ecotype Mountain lineage chromosome 10, Tspe_v1, whole genome shotgun sequence:
- the LOC122642116 gene encoding enhancer of rudimentary homolog, which yields MANRHTIILMQTSQNRATRTFMDYESISQAIDGICALYERKLKDLYPATGNITYDIADLYNFIDGLADLSALVYDHSIQAYLPYDRQWIKQRTFHHLKKLATH from the exons GCGAACAGGCATACAATTATTCTGATGCAGACTTCTCAGAACCGGGCAACTAGAACGTTTATGGATTATGAATCCATAAGTCAAGCAATTGATG GTATTTGTGCATTATATGAAAGAAAGCTTAAGGATCTCTACCCAGCCACTGGGAACATCACTTATGATATTGCAGATCTCTACAATTTCATTGATGGCCTTGCAGACTTGAGTGCACTAGT CTATGATCATTCCATTCAGGCTTACCTTCCATACGATCGACAGTGGATTAAACAGCGCACTTTTCATCACCTCAAGAAATTGGCAACACATTAA